One genomic segment of Fusobacterium nucleatum includes these proteins:
- a CDS encoding type II secretion system protein — translation MNKNKAFSLMEVIVSVFILILVLIPSVKLNIQQIKTYSKIRNADSELHFFTSLNNYLKAENITNPHLDFNSYTDFITTFNNFGNSFQNLKNKNFNLIIDIEKTEVDFSNRKEKANLIKVEYRGDKKIYKNTLLKFEE, via the coding sequence ATGAATAAAAATAAAGCCTTCTCCTTAATGGAGGTCATAGTTTCAGTTTTTATTTTAATTTTAGTTTTAATACCAAGTGTAAAATTAAATATACAACAAATAAAAACTTACTCTAAGATAAGAAATGCTGATAGTGAATTACATTTTTTTACTTCTTTAAATAATTATTTAAAGGCAGAAAATATAACAAACCCTCACTTAGATTTTAATAGTTATACAGATTTTATAACAACATTTAATAATTTTGGAAATTCCTTTCAAAATCTTAAAAATAAAAATTTTAATTTAATAATAGATATAGAGAAAACAGAAGTAGATTTTTCAAATAGAAAAGAAAAAGCAAATTTAATTAAGGTGGAATATAGAGGGGATAAAAAAATTTATAAAAATACTCTTTTAAAATTTGAGGAATAA
- a CDS encoding type II secretion system protein, whose product MYINKNKALSFIEIIVAVTILLAVSFASLITFYSINKSFLVMNSTYKREKEIMTFRDLVISHIKWNESLEIRVTNISKSNPINSLGDLFLKPGEKEGNLLVLKIKNYDETEKKVEKYYRCFLFYEDKASLSYFDDSNIHSLVNIFNGTVILENCTGKFLVENNILKVYLKDKDKEYEEILYYEQK is encoded by the coding sequence ATGTATATAAATAAAAATAAAGCTTTATCATTTATTGAAATTATAGTAGCAGTAACAATTTTATTAGCAGTTAGTTTTGCTAGTCTAATTACATTCTATTCAATAAACAAAAGTTTTTTAGTTATGAACAGCACCTATAAACGAGAAAAAGAAATAATGACTTTTAGAGATTTAGTAATAAGCCATATAAAGTGGAATGAAAGCCTTGAAATAAGAGTTACTAATATTTCAAAATCTAATCCTATAAATAGTTTAGGAGATTTATTTTTAAAGCCTGGTGAAAAAGAAGGAAATTTATTGGTATTAAAAATAAAAAATTATGATGAAACAGAAAAGAAAGTAGAAAAATATTATAGATGTTTTTTATTTTATGAAGATAAGGCTAGTTTGAGTTATTTTGATGATAGCAATATCCATTCTCTTGTAAATATTTTTAATGGAACAGTGATTTTAGAGAATTGTACTGGAAAATTTCTAGTTGAGAATAATATTTTAAAGGTATATTTGAAAGATAAGGATAAAGAATATGAAGAAATATTGTACTATGAACAAAAATAA